In Plantibacter sp. PA-3-X8, one DNA window encodes the following:
- a CDS encoding uracil-DNA glycosylase — MHMDAPRGLQDPDELAERHRMLAESPALAPLRDWSDAMMTRRGRRQADLVLPLVDPADAAVNAKTLILLDAPGTLAPDSLDAPGSGFASVDNDDPIAESLWNLRNDIGFDDVMVWNIVPWYLSAGRKKPNAPEVAQGAMELRALLPLLKNLRVVVLCGPHAQDGWWKHVEPLLGNTYSAFNAPHPSPLSLKQPGRREEIEKVFARAKQVAG, encoded by the coding sequence ATGCATATGGATGCCCCTCGCGGGCTGCAAGACCCCGACGAACTGGCCGAACGACACCGCATGCTGGCCGAGTCGCCGGCACTCGCGCCGCTGCGCGACTGGTCGGACGCGATGATGACCCGCCGAGGACGGCGGCAGGCGGACCTCGTCCTCCCGCTCGTCGACCCGGCCGATGCGGCCGTCAACGCGAAGACACTGATCCTCCTCGACGCCCCGGGGACCCTGGCCCCCGACAGCCTCGACGCCCCGGGATCCGGCTTCGCCTCGGTCGACAACGACGACCCGATCGCCGAGAGCCTCTGGAATCTGCGGAACGACATCGGCTTCGACGACGTCATGGTGTGGAACATCGTCCCGTGGTACCTGAGCGCCGGGCGGAAGAAGCCGAACGCGCCCGAGGTCGCTCAGGGAGCGATGGAACTGCGTGCCCTCCTGCCCCTCCTCAAGAACCTGCGCGTCGTCGTCCTCTGCGGACCCCACGCCCAGGACGGTTGGTGGAAGCACGTCGAGCCCCTGCTCGGCAACACCTACAGCGCCTTCAACGCTCCGCACCCCTCGCCGTTGTCCCTGAAGCAGCCGGGTCGTCGTGAGGAGATCGAGAAGGTCTTCGCCCGCGCCAAACAGGTCGCCGGCTGA
- a CDS encoding MFS transporter, producing MTDERTAPDDRTKWRAFAICVSVAALTILDLSKVNVGLPSIEQALDAGPTALQLIVAGYALAFGLILVPAGRYGDLHSRRRMFMIGLSVFGAASLACAVAPSVGILIGGRILQGIAAGLLMPQVIGLIQQLFVGKERGRAFGLFGAIIGLSTAFGPTLGGLLIAIGGPEDGWRLLFWMNVPLAIILLPIAARLLPKQQPHEAGAGSLDPVGIVFLGLAVLSLMLPFVLTTGSPGDDPARWWLLVAFAVFAGLFAWWEGRYQRAGKTPVVDFSLFKLGSYRNGVLISTTYFAAMPATFLTLTLFVQQGLGLEPVFAGMITIPFALASAVSSWLSGRVVDRLGRPLVVGGLVLVVVGFSLNSLLAFITPPEITPYAMGAAMLLAGIGGGAVISPNQTLMLADIPVASGGVAGSIGQLGQRIGTAVGLAAATATFYATVYSENGGDASGASLDVYHDAYRNSTLVTIGFVVVALVFALLDTRSRKVNAVAPESSK from the coding sequence ATGACTGACGAGCGAACCGCCCCCGACGACCGGACGAAGTGGCGCGCGTTCGCCATCTGCGTGTCGGTCGCCGCCCTCACGATCCTCGACCTCTCGAAGGTCAATGTCGGACTGCCGTCGATCGAGCAGGCGCTCGACGCCGGCCCGACCGCCCTGCAGCTGATCGTCGCCGGGTACGCCCTGGCCTTCGGTCTCATCCTCGTGCCCGCCGGGCGTTACGGCGACCTGCACTCGCGGCGTCGCATGTTCATGATCGGCCTGAGCGTGTTCGGGGCGGCCAGTCTCGCGTGCGCCGTCGCACCGAGCGTCGGCATCCTCATCGGCGGGCGGATCCTCCAGGGCATCGCCGCGGGTCTGCTGATGCCGCAGGTCATCGGGCTCATCCAGCAGTTGTTCGTGGGGAAGGAGCGCGGCCGCGCCTTCGGGCTCTTCGGAGCCATCATCGGCCTCTCGACGGCGTTCGGACCGACGCTCGGCGGTCTGCTCATCGCCATCGGCGGCCCGGAGGACGGCTGGCGCCTGCTCTTCTGGATGAACGTCCCGCTCGCGATCATTCTGTTGCCGATCGCCGCCCGATTGCTGCCCAAGCAGCAGCCGCACGAGGCGGGTGCCGGATCGCTCGACCCGGTGGGCATCGTGTTCCTCGGTCTCGCCGTGCTGTCGCTCATGCTGCCGTTCGTCCTGACGACCGGTTCCCCGGGCGACGACCCGGCGCGTTGGTGGTTGCTGGTCGCGTTCGCCGTCTTCGCCGGCCTCTTCGCCTGGTGGGAGGGTCGCTACCAACGCGCCGGGAAGACACCCGTCGTCGACTTCTCCCTGTTCAAGCTCGGCAGCTACCGCAACGGCGTCCTGATCTCCACGACGTACTTCGCGGCGATGCCGGCCACCTTCCTCACGCTCACGCTGTTCGTGCAGCAGGGGCTCGGGCTCGAGCCGGTCTTCGCGGGCATGATCACGATCCCCTTCGCCCTCGCCTCGGCCGTCAGCTCGTGGTTGAGCGGGCGGGTCGTCGACCGCCTCGGACGCCCCCTGGTCGTCGGTGGGCTCGTACTGGTCGTGGTGGGGTTCAGTCTCAACTCGCTCCTCGCGTTCATCACGCCCCCGGAGATCACGCCGTACGCGATGGGTGCCGCGATGCTCCTGGCCGGCATCGGCGGCGGCGCGGTGATCTCTCCCAACCAGACGCTGATGCTCGCGGACATCCCCGTGGCCTCCGGTGGTGTCGCCGGATCGATCGGTCAGCTCGGCCAGCGCATCGGCACCGCGGTCGGGCTCGCCGCCGCGACGGCCACCTTCTACGCGACCGTGTACTCGGAGAACGGCGGCGATGCGTCGGGCGCCTCGCTCGACGTCTATCACGACGCGTACCGCAACAGCACCCTCGTGACGATCGGCTTCGTCGTCGTGGCGCTCGTCTTCGCGCTGCTCGACACCCGTTCGCGGAAGGTCAACGCCGTCGCACCCGAATCCTCCAAGTAA
- a CDS encoding type 1 glutamine amidotransferase domain-containing protein: MSAALNGKQVAFLLTDGYEDSELTSPWEAVTGAGATARLVSPATQDVTGKNGHVQPVDVAVAEASSDDYHALVLPGGVVNADDLRVDETSVAFAKAFFEQGKPVGVICHGAWILIEADVVRGRELTSYPSLKTDLRNAGASWVDEEVVVDQGLVSSRTPDDLPAFNAKLVEEIGEGEHEGQHA; this comes from the coding sequence ATGAGCGCAGCACTCAACGGCAAGCAGGTGGCCTTCCTGCTCACGGACGGCTACGAGGACAGTGAACTGACGAGCCCCTGGGAGGCGGTCACCGGAGCCGGAGCGACCGCCCGACTGGTGTCGCCCGCCACCCAGGACGTGACCGGGAAGAATGGACACGTCCAGCCCGTCGACGTCGCGGTCGCCGAGGCCTCCTCCGACGACTACCACGCACTCGTGCTGCCAGGCGGCGTCGTCAATGCGGACGACCTCCGCGTGGACGAGACCTCGGTCGCCTTCGCGAAGGCGTTCTTCGAGCAAGGCAAGCCGGTCGGGGTGATCTGCCACGGCGCGTGGATCCTCATCGAGGCGGACGTCGTCCGCGGCCGCGAACTCACGAGCTACCCGAGCCTCAAGACGGATCTGCGCAACGCGGGTGCATCCTGGGTCGACGAGGAGGTCGTCGTCGACCAGGGACTCGTGTCGAGCCGGACGCCCGACGACCTCCCGGCCTTCAATGCGAAGCTCGTCGAGGAGATCGGCGAAGGCGAGCACGAGGGCCAGCACGCCTGA
- a CDS encoding 1-acyl-sn-glycerol-3-phosphate acyltransferase, translated as MRRRIEPVYDTAVGVGRSLFGFWRLRRHATGIEHLPDEGGAVVAMTHFGYLEFALVEWATVLHNRRRIRFMAKQGAFDQPIVGRLLRSMRHIAVDMRAGAAAYADAVAALRSGELVGVFPEAGVSASFTVRELKSGAVRLAQEAGVPIIPVAVWGGHRLMTKNHRVGFRERFGVPVHFSFGEPIIVAPGDDVGTSTEQLRDRLQGMVDELQRDYPVDGTGAWWQPRALGGTAPTPAEAAAADLERERRREARRQTAS; from the coding sequence ATGAGACGCCGCATCGAGCCCGTGTACGACACCGCCGTCGGTGTCGGTCGCTCCCTCTTCGGCTTCTGGCGCCTGCGCCGTCACGCCACCGGCATCGAGCACCTCCCCGACGAGGGGGGCGCGGTGGTCGCGATGACCCACTTCGGGTACCTCGAGTTCGCACTCGTCGAGTGGGCGACCGTGCTCCACAACCGCCGCCGTATCCGCTTCATGGCCAAGCAGGGTGCCTTCGACCAGCCCATCGTGGGCCGTCTCCTCCGGAGCATGCGGCACATCGCCGTCGACATGCGTGCCGGTGCGGCCGCCTATGCCGACGCCGTCGCAGCGCTCCGCAGCGGCGAGCTGGTCGGGGTCTTCCCCGAGGCCGGTGTCAGCGCCTCGTTCACCGTCCGCGAGCTCAAGTCGGGCGCGGTGCGCCTCGCGCAGGAGGCCGGCGTGCCGATCATCCCCGTCGCGGTCTGGGGCGGTCATCGCCTCATGACGAAGAACCACCGGGTCGGCTTCCGCGAGCGGTTCGGGGTCCCCGTGCACTTCTCGTTCGGCGAGCCGATCATCGTCGCGCCCGGTGATGACGTCGGCACGAGTACCGAGCAGCTCCGCGACCGTCTGCAGGGCATGGTCGACGAGCTGCAACGCGACTATCCCGTCGATGGGACCGGGGCGTGGTGGCAACCTCGCGCCCTGGGCGGAACGGCTCCCACGCCTGCCGAGGCTGCAGCCGCCGACCTCGAACGCGAGCGCCGACGTGAGGCGCGTCGGCAGACGGCGAGCTGA
- a CDS encoding GlsB/YeaQ/YmgE family stress response membrane protein: MSFLGFLLLGLIAGALAKAILPGRQGGGWLITLLLGVVGALLGGWLGGILFGANLQEFFSLQTWLLAIGGSIVVLLIYGALTRNKKA, translated from the coding sequence ATGAGTTTTCTCGGCTTCCTGCTGCTCGGCCTCATCGCCGGCGCCCTCGCCAAGGCAATCCTTCCGGGCCGTCAGGGCGGCGGCTGGTTGATCACGCTGCTGCTCGGCGTCGTCGGAGCACTGCTCGGCGGCTGGCTCGGCGGCATCCTCTTCGGCGCGAACCTGCAGGAGTTCTTCTCGCTGCAGACGTGGCTCCTCGCCATCGGCGGATCGATCGTCGTGCTGCTCATCTACGGCGCACTGACCCGCAACAAGAAGGCGTAA
- a CDS encoding DnaJ domain-containing protein, with product MPESPLSASPYEVLGVSTTATQDELRRAYRRLMRETHPDLGGSARQFNAVQLAWERVGTEQDRAAYDRGRNVPSSDAGDDDAPTWSASTTGRSGTQRADSRPRARAYGHPGGDSREAYLGLIREWVGRGVPLDDPYDPKLVRSAPREIRHQLANALAEEQTARTVATLGIGYTVWHDVLAPGEAKLDHVVLGPTGLFAVKSEDWGGSVRVHRGEVVGETLDPREEPVRSIVRSARTVAKAARVKFTASVIVVPDGATPESVEFIGRKHPVTVLVERSRLADLLRTGLPGLDRMGGNQLFDIRTRLQQTIRFVGL from the coding sequence ATGCCGGAGAGCCCACTCTCAGCCAGCCCGTACGAGGTGCTCGGCGTGAGCACGACGGCGACGCAGGACGAGCTCCGGAGGGCCTACCGACGGCTCATGCGCGAGACCCACCCCGACCTCGGCGGAAGCGCGCGGCAGTTCAACGCCGTCCAGCTCGCCTGGGAGCGCGTCGGAACCGAGCAGGACCGGGCCGCCTACGACCGCGGTCGCAACGTGCCGTCCTCCGACGCGGGCGACGACGACGCTCCGACCTGGTCGGCGTCGACCACTGGTCGGTCGGGTACGCAGCGCGCCGACTCACGACCCCGCGCTCGAGCCTACGGACACCCCGGCGGAGACTCGCGCGAGGCCTACCTCGGGCTCATCCGCGAATGGGTCGGCCGTGGTGTCCCGCTCGACGACCCCTACGACCCGAAGCTCGTGCGCTCGGCTCCGCGCGAGATCCGGCACCAGTTGGCCAACGCGCTCGCCGAGGAGCAGACGGCGCGCACCGTGGCGACGCTCGGCATCGGATACACGGTCTGGCACGACGTCCTGGCGCCGGGCGAGGCGAAGCTCGACCATGTCGTCCTCGGCCCGACCGGCCTCTTCGCGGTCAAGTCGGAGGACTGGGGTGGGTCGGTCCGGGTGCACCGTGGAGAGGTCGTCGGGGAGACGCTCGATCCTCGCGAGGAGCCCGTCCGGTCGATCGTGCGCTCGGCGCGGACCGTCGCGAAGGCGGCCCGCGTGAAGTTCACGGCCTCCGTCATCGTCGTGCCGGACGGCGCCACCCCGGAGTCGGTGGAGTTCATCGGTCGCAAGCATCCGGTGACGGTCCTCGTCGAGCGCTCCCGCCTGGCCGACCTCCTCCGCACCGGTCTCCCGGGCCTCGACCGCATGGGCGGCAACCAGCTGTTCGACATCCGCACGCGCCTGCAGCAGACCATCCGCTTCGTCGGCCTCTGA
- a CDS encoding catalase translates to MSETSYTTTNSGAPVASDEHSQSVGADGAIALHDHYLVEKLAQFNRERVPERVVHAKGGGAFGRFVTTGDVSQFTRAALFQPGVETEMLARFSTVAGEQGSPDTWRDPRGFALKFYTSEGNYDLVGNNTPVFFIRDGIKFPDFIRSQKRLPGSHLRDHDMQWDFWTLSPESAHQVTWLMGDRGLPGSWRHMDGFGSHTYQWVNAAGERFWVKYHFKTDQGIEILTQDQADQIAGEDADFHIRDLSEAITRGEHPSWTLSVQVMPYADAAGYRFNPFDLTKVWPHSDYPLIEVGKMTLDRNPENYFAQIEQATFAPSNFVPGIAASPDKMLLARIFSYADAHRYRVGTNHAQLPVNAPHAPVHTYSKEGAMRYTFNDADAPVYAPNSVGGAHADPARAAESNGWQSDGELVRAAATLHAEDDDFGQAGTLVREVLDDAARDRLVGNIIGHVSKVTRPELRARVIAYWTAVDGTLGARVAAGLPPLV, encoded by the coding sequence ATGTCCGAGACCAGCTACACCACCACCAACAGCGGAGCACCCGTCGCGAGCGACGAGCATTCGCAGAGCGTCGGCGCCGACGGAGCGATCGCGCTCCACGACCACTACCTGGTCGAGAAGCTCGCGCAGTTCAACCGCGAACGGGTGCCGGAGCGCGTCGTGCACGCCAAGGGCGGCGGTGCGTTCGGACGGTTCGTCACGACCGGCGACGTCTCCCAGTTCACGCGCGCCGCGCTGTTCCAGCCGGGCGTCGAGACCGAGATGCTCGCACGTTTCTCCACCGTCGCCGGTGAGCAGGGCAGCCCCGACACCTGGCGCGACCCCCGTGGCTTCGCGCTGAAGTTCTACACGAGCGAGGGCAACTACGACCTCGTCGGCAACAACACGCCGGTGTTCTTCATCCGCGACGGCATCAAGTTCCCCGACTTCATCCGCTCGCAGAAGCGTCTCCCGGGCTCGCACCTGCGCGACCACGACATGCAGTGGGACTTCTGGACGCTCTCCCCCGAGAGCGCGCACCAGGTCACCTGGCTCATGGGCGACCGCGGTCTGCCGGGCTCCTGGCGCCACATGGACGGCTTCGGGTCGCACACCTACCAGTGGGTCAACGCCGCAGGCGAGCGGTTCTGGGTGAAGTACCACTTCAAGACCGACCAGGGCATCGAGATCCTCACGCAGGACCAGGCCGACCAGATCGCCGGCGAGGACGCCGACTTCCACATTCGCGACCTCTCCGAGGCCATCACGCGAGGGGAGCACCCGAGCTGGACGCTCTCCGTGCAGGTCATGCCCTACGCCGACGCCGCGGGCTACCGCTTCAACCCGTTCGACCTCACCAAGGTCTGGCCGCACAGCGACTACCCGCTCATCGAGGTCGGCAAGATGACCCTCGACCGCAACCCGGAGAACTACTTCGCGCAGATCGAGCAGGCGACCTTCGCGCCGTCGAACTTCGTCCCCGGAATCGCTGCGAGCCCCGACAAGATGCTCCTGGCCCGCATCTTCAGCTACGCGGACGCACACCGCTACCGCGTGGGCACCAACCACGCACAGCTGCCGGTCAACGCGCCGCACGCGCCGGTGCACACGTACTCGAAGGAAGGCGCCATGCGCTACACCTTCAACGACGCGGACGCGCCGGTCTACGCACCCAACTCGGTCGGTGGCGCCCACGCCGACCCTGCGCGTGCCGCTGAATCCAACGGCTGGCAGTCCGACGGCGAGCTCGTGCGGGCAGCCGCGACGCTGCACGCCGAGGACGACGACTTCGGCCAGGCCGGGACCCTCGTGCGCGAGGTGCTCGACGACGCCGCCCGCGACCGTCTCGTCGGCAACATCATCGGCCACGTCTCGAAGGTGACGCGCCCCGAGCTCCGTGCGCGGGTCATCGCCTACTGGACCGCCGTCGACGGCACGCTGGGCGCGCGCGTCGCAGCCGGCCTCCCGCCGCTCGTCTAG
- a CDS encoding Txe/YoeB family addiction module toxin — protein MRLIWSDAAWEDYCHWQQQDRRIVKRINLLLKDIIRNGNEGIGKPEALKHGFQGFWSRRITDEHRLVYRLTDDGVLIAQARFHYE, from the coding sequence GTGCGGCTCATCTGGTCCGACGCCGCCTGGGAGGACTACTGCCACTGGCAGCAACAGGATCGGCGCATCGTCAAACGGATCAATCTCCTCCTGAAGGACATCATCCGGAACGGCAACGAGGGCATCGGCAAACCTGAGGCGCTCAAGCACGGCTTCCAGGGATTCTGGTCACGACGGATCACCGACGAACATCGACTGGTCTACCGCCTCACGGACGACGGCGTCCTCATCGCCCAGGCACGCTTCCACTACGAGTAG
- a CDS encoding CsbD family protein: MSASDKIQNAAEDLAGKAKEALGKVTGDDSKVAEGKADQTKADAKKAGENVKDAFKH; encoded by the coding sequence ATGAGTGCATCGGACAAGATCCAGAACGCCGCTGAGGACCTCGCGGGCAAGGCGAAGGAAGCTCTGGGCAAGGTCACCGGCGACGACAGCAAGGTCGCAGAGGGCAAGGCCGACCAGACGAAGGCCGACGCCAAGAAGGCCGGCGAGAATGTCAAGGACGCGTTCAAGCACTAG
- a CDS encoding G5 domain-containing protein: MTSPAGWYPDPEQPGQQRWWTGVGWGGQRVPTAVPAPPATVPAAAAAAGATRTRRLGPLHIVLLSLVGALLLVSAVGGAFWAMVALVALVAVVIGVVALVRGRVSSLGIRNRGIAAAVIGAALCVFVVGGSANAAIHPVGSRPAALLSAPEGTSVAKPSATPSPTPTDVVTEVTEVVEIPFAVTEVQDPNVDVGQVVVTTTGVPGQQTNTYRVTTRAGVEITRELVAQLVSVQPVAQVTSVGTRQPAPPPPAPVADPAGGGCDPNYEGQCVPVASDVDCAGGSGNGPAYTPGPVYVVGSDVYDLDRDGDGIACDA; this comes from the coding sequence ATGACGTCTCCCGCGGGCTGGTATCCCGATCCTGAGCAGCCCGGCCAGCAACGATGGTGGACCGGAGTCGGCTGGGGTGGGCAACGCGTGCCGACGGCCGTGCCCGCTCCCCCGGCCACCGTCCCTGCTGCAGCTGCAGCTGCCGGGGCCACGCGTACGCGCCGCCTCGGTCCGCTCCACATCGTCCTGCTCAGCCTCGTCGGAGCGCTGTTGCTCGTCAGCGCCGTCGGTGGCGCGTTCTGGGCGATGGTCGCACTCGTCGCCCTGGTGGCCGTGGTGATCGGCGTGGTCGCGCTCGTCCGTGGTCGCGTCTCCTCCCTCGGGATCCGCAACCGCGGGATCGCGGCCGCGGTGATCGGAGCGGCCCTGTGCGTGTTCGTCGTGGGCGGGAGCGCCAATGCGGCCATCCACCCGGTCGGGAGCCGGCCCGCGGCACTGCTGTCGGCTCCGGAGGGGACGTCCGTCGCCAAGCCGAGTGCCACGCCGTCCCCCACCCCGACCGACGTCGTCACCGAGGTGACGGAGGTCGTGGAGATCCCGTTCGCTGTGACCGAGGTTCAAGACCCGAACGTCGACGTCGGCCAAGTCGTCGTGACGACCACGGGCGTCCCCGGACAGCAGACGAACACCTACCGCGTCACCACGCGAGCCGGGGTCGAGATCACTCGAGAGCTCGTCGCGCAGCTCGTGTCGGTCCAACCGGTCGCGCAGGTGACGTCCGTCGGGACGCGGCAACCCGCTCCGCCGCCTCCCGCTCCCGTCGCCGATCCGGCCGGCGGAGGGTGCGACCCGAACTACGAGGGGCAGTGCGTTCCGGTCGCGAGCGACGTCGACTGCGCCGGCGGAAGCGGCAACGGGCCGGCGTACACGCCCGGCCCGGTGTACGTCGTCGGGAGCGACGTCTACGACCTCGACCGGGACGGCGACGGCATCGCCTGCGACGCCTGA
- a CDS encoding alpha/beta hydrolase, which produces MRTAPPRSGFARFLRVVRNTMFWIIGVILAIALVIFVWLQLTPWPGSMVIRMAFDERAKVVQSDLVKYVPDGVDVRQDIPYRSGDADALLDVYTPDGVRGSGAALPTIVWVHGGAWISGSKELISNYMRVLAGEGYTAIAVEYTIAPEGQYPLPIEQVADSLGYLDANARALNVDSSKLILAGDSAGAQIAAQVANVVTSSEYASSIKVESPIEPEQLAGVVLACGAYDLSLVNAEGSFGWFLDTVLWSYFGARDYKTRPEVASASVVDYLTAKYPPTYITVGNWDPLYPQSVEFKAKLQGLGVDVQSMIFNPDFRPGLEHEYQFLLNDQGRFNLQRMDAFIDGVTDTSLPFGQQGPPVR; this is translated from the coding sequence TTGAGGACAGCACCCCCTCGCTCGGGCTTCGCGCGCTTCCTGCGTGTCGTCCGCAACACGATGTTCTGGATCATCGGCGTGATCCTCGCCATCGCGCTGGTGATCTTCGTCTGGTTGCAGCTGACCCCGTGGCCGGGCTCGATGGTCATCCGCATGGCCTTCGACGAGCGGGCGAAGGTCGTGCAATCCGACCTCGTGAAGTACGTCCCAGACGGTGTCGACGTCCGACAGGACATCCCGTACCGCTCCGGCGACGCGGACGCGCTGCTCGACGTCTACACGCCCGACGGGGTGCGCGGCAGCGGTGCCGCCCTCCCGACGATCGTGTGGGTGCACGGTGGAGCGTGGATCTCCGGCAGCAAGGAACTCATCTCCAACTACATGCGCGTGCTGGCCGGCGAGGGGTACACGGCGATCGCGGTCGAGTACACGATCGCGCCAGAGGGCCAGTACCCGTTGCCCATCGAGCAAGTCGCCGACTCGCTCGGCTACCTCGACGCCAACGCTCGCGCGCTCAACGTGGATTCGTCCAAGCTCATCCTCGCCGGTGACTCCGCCGGTGCCCAGATCGCCGCCCAGGTCGCGAACGTGGTCACGAGTTCCGAGTACGCCAGCTCCATCAAGGTCGAATCGCCGATCGAACCGGAGCAGCTCGCCGGGGTGGTCCTCGCCTGCGGGGCCTACGACCTCAGCCTGGTCAACGCCGAGGGCAGCTTCGGGTGGTTCCTCGACACGGTGCTCTGGTCGTACTTCGGAGCGCGCGACTACAAGACCCGACCGGAGGTGGCGTCCGCGTCCGTCGTCGACTATCTGACGGCGAAGTATCCACCGACGTACATCACGGTCGGCAACTGGGATCCGCTCTACCCGCAGTCGGTCGAGTTCAAGGCGAAGCTCCAGGGCCTCGGTGTCGACGTGCAATCGATGATCTTCAACCCGGACTTCCGACCGGGGCTCGAGCACGAGTACCAGTTCCTGCTCAACGACCAGGGCCGGTTCAACCTCCAGCGCATGGACGCCTTCATCGACGGCGTCACCGACACGAGTCTGCCGTTCGGCCAGCAGGGTCCGCCCGTCCGCTGA
- a CDS encoding TetR/AcrR family transcriptional regulator, producing MTVTQTGRSRGSYAKTAARRREILEAGMDVFAEQGFRSGSLREVAERVGMSQAGLLHHFSTKNDLLAAILDFRDDRDREESGIEIGSGIGGIRGLLRLVEHNMRVPGLVELHCVLSAEATSPDHPAHEHFVRRYSWLIDGMTVSFEVMAREGQLVAGVEPASAARMLIAMMDGLQLQWLLDRDSVDMAEETRRSLRPLLTVEL from the coding sequence ATGACGGTGACGCAGACGGGCCGCTCCCGCGGCAGTTACGCCAAGACGGCGGCGAGACGCCGGGAGATCCTCGAGGCGGGGATGGACGTCTTCGCCGAGCAGGGGTTCCGCAGTGGATCGCTCCGTGAGGTCGCGGAGCGCGTGGGCATGAGCCAGGCCGGCCTCCTCCACCATTTCTCGACCAAGAACGATCTACTCGCCGCGATCCTCGACTTCCGCGACGACCGGGATCGCGAGGAGTCCGGCATCGAGATCGGGAGCGGCATCGGAGGCATCCGCGGGCTCCTCCGCCTCGTCGAGCACAACATGCGCGTCCCCGGTCTCGTCGAGCTCCACTGCGTCCTGTCCGCCGAGGCGACCTCACCGGACCACCCGGCGCACGAGCACTTCGTCCGGCGGTACAGCTGGTTGATCGACGGGATGACCGTCTCCTTCGAGGTGATGGCGCGCGAGGGCCAGCTGGTGGCCGGCGTCGAGCCCGCGAGCGCGGCGCGCATGCTCATCGCGATGATGGACGGTCTCCAGTTGCAGTGGTTGCTCGATCGCGACTCGGTCGACATGGCCGAGGAGACCCGACGTTCGCTGCGGCCCCTGTTGACCGTCGAGCTGTAG
- a CDS encoding Fur family transcriptional regulator: MNGSEVESATNDFNTRIRAAGLRVTTGRLAVLEILARTPHADVEQVVASLKPRAPQTSPQAVYSVLNAFVAAGLVRRIEPDGHPGRYELRVDDNHHHLVCSSCGAVVDVDCTQGAAPCMHPDDTAGYVIDTAEITFWGVCPACQADAA; encoded by the coding sequence ATGAACGGATCGGAGGTGGAGTCGGCGACGAACGATTTCAACACGAGGATCCGCGCAGCCGGGCTGCGGGTGACCACGGGACGCCTCGCCGTCCTCGAGATCCTCGCCCGGACACCGCACGCCGATGTGGAGCAGGTGGTCGCGTCCTTGAAGCCGCGAGCCCCGCAGACCTCCCCACAGGCCGTGTACAGCGTGCTCAACGCCTTCGTCGCAGCCGGTCTCGTGCGCAGGATCGAACCGGACGGCCATCCCGGCCGGTACGAGCTGCGCGTCGACGACAACCACCATCACCTGGTGTGCAGCTCGTGCGGCGCCGTGGTCGACGTCGACTGCACGCAGGGTGCGGCGCCATGTATGCACCCCGACGACACGGCGGGGTACGTCATCGACACGGCCGAGATCACGTTCTGGGGCGTATGCCCCGCGTGCCAGGCGGATGCTGCCTGA
- a CDS encoding type II toxin-antitoxin system Phd/YefM family antitoxin, whose product MRTLSYSESRANYAATLDSVLDDREEVIITRAGRDPVVIVALDDYESLKESAYLLRTPSNARRLLQAIDDLEAGAGTEHDLVE is encoded by the coding sequence ATGCGTACCCTCAGTTATTCGGAATCCCGCGCGAACTACGCGGCCACCCTCGATTCGGTCCTCGACGACCGCGAGGAGGTGATCATCACCAGAGCGGGGCGCGACCCGGTCGTGATCGTCGCGCTCGACGACTACGAGTCCTTGAAGGAATCGGCGTATCTGCTCCGCACGCCGTCGAACGCACGTCGGCTCCTCCAGGCCATCGACGACCTCGAGGCCGGCGCGGGCACCGAGCACGACCTGGTCGAGTAG